A stretch of the Candidatus Binataceae bacterium genome encodes the following:
- a CDS encoding MaoC family dehydratase N-terminal domain-containing protein, translated as MVDKSIIGKTGKPFSMPIEWGKVREFARAIRDPNPIYFDPESAKKECGGVPIPVTFLQTSAFWQTAESMPPLDMFDMRRILHGEQEFEFFKPILVGDTLTGVARVADIYEKEGGRGGKMTFLAVETTYTNQRNEKVARARFVLVETGQAVGG; from the coding sequence ATGGTGGACAAGAGCATAATTGGCAAGACCGGCAAGCCGTTCTCGATGCCGATCGAATGGGGCAAGGTGCGCGAGTTCGCGCGTGCGATCCGCGATCCCAATCCGATCTATTTCGACCCGGAGTCGGCGAAGAAGGAGTGCGGCGGCGTTCCCATCCCCGTCACCTTTCTTCAGACCAGCGCGTTTTGGCAGACCGCCGAATCGATGCCGCCGCTCGACATGTTTGACATGCGGCGCATCCTGCACGGCGAACAGGAATTCGAGTTCTTCAAGCCGATCCTGGTGGGCGACACCCTGACCGGCGTCGCGCGCGTGGCCGATATCTATGAAAAGGAAGGCGGCCGTGGCGGCAAGATGACTTTTCTTGCGGTCGAAACCACCTACACCAACCAGCGCAACGAGAAAGTCGCCCGCGCGCGTTTCGTCCTCGTCGAGACCGGACAGGCGGTCGGCGGATGA
- a CDS encoding MaoC/PaaZ C-terminal domain-containing protein — MASKLKFETVKVGDPIPTITIDNVSRPDFVRYAGASGDFVPLHYDQTFVEAAGIPTVFAQGMWTAGCLSRCLTDFAGPGQVRHFKVRFARQVWPGDTLTCRGMVTAKNEAEGEKLVEGEMEVVNQKGEATVKGAFRVAAA; from the coding sequence ATGGCATCGAAACTGAAATTCGAAACCGTAAAAGTCGGCGACCCCATCCCGACCATCACGATCGACAACGTCTCGCGCCCCGATTTCGTCCGCTACGCCGGCGCCTCGGGCGACTTTGTGCCGCTGCATTACGATCAGACTTTCGTCGAGGCGGCCGGGATTCCGACCGTGTTCGCGCAGGGGATGTGGACGGCGGGATGCCTTTCGCGATGCCTGACGGACTTTGCCGGCCCCGGCCAGGTCCGCCATTTCAAGGTCCGCTTCGCGCGCCAGGTATGGCCGGGCGATACGCTTACCTGCCGCGGTATGGTGACCGCGAAAAATGAAGCCGAGGGTGAAAAACTTGTCGAGGGCGAAATGGAAGTGGTCAACCAGAAGGGTGAGGCCACCGTCAAGGGCGCGTTCCGCGTCGCCGCGGCCTAA
- a CDS encoding DUF3536 domain-containing protein, with translation MSEPRYVIIHGHFYQPPRESPWTGLISPETGAAPFPNWNEKILSECYIANGRAHIMEGRVVHIRNNYAGISFDFGPTLMSWLARHGSHAYRALRLGDQMSITERGAHGNAIAQSYNHSILPLLRPRDRTLQIAWGIEDFVARFKRRPEGIWLPECAADHETLRDIAAAGMKFVILAPEQGRFSGEGAGARGAGPFIWREGSLSLAVFRFDRDLSRSVSFDGGLADGGRLAESIAAAAAETAPGAVVMLATDGETFGHHKRHGDAELARAINALELRDDVRLTNCAEYLSLFPQGVGSFEIDAPSSWSCPRGVERWRAACGCRADPATSQEWRRPLREAMDFVNNHASAVYDRFAPPLVDDATAALRESIRLASDANPALLEEFFVHHRVKSEANRESLMRLFEMERAAQSALTSCAWFFDDFGGPEGRVVLRWAARALEVAAEFSLSVEAELLEQLRQIRSNRREIGDAATLYLSLKTREARGRI, from the coding sequence ATGTCCGAACCGCGTTACGTCATCATTCACGGCCACTTTTACCAGCCGCCGCGCGAGAGCCCGTGGACCGGGCTTATCAGTCCCGAAACGGGCGCGGCGCCGTTTCCGAACTGGAACGAGAAAATCCTGAGCGAGTGCTATATCGCCAACGGGCGCGCGCACATCATGGAAGGGCGCGTCGTCCATATCCGCAACAACTACGCCGGGATCAGTTTCGATTTCGGCCCGACGCTGATGAGCTGGCTCGCGCGCCATGGCTCGCACGCCTACCGCGCGCTTCGTCTGGGCGACCAGATGAGCATCACGGAGCGCGGTGCACACGGCAACGCGATCGCACAATCGTACAACCATTCGATCCTGCCGCTGTTGCGGCCGCGCGACCGCACGCTGCAGATTGCCTGGGGAATCGAGGATTTCGTCGCGCGCTTCAAACGCCGGCCCGAAGGGATTTGGCTGCCCGAATGCGCCGCCGACCACGAGACGCTCCGCGACATTGCCGCGGCCGGGATGAAGTTCGTCATCCTTGCGCCCGAGCAAGGCAGGTTTAGCGGCGAGGGTGCGGGGGCCCGCGGCGCAGGTCCGTTCATCTGGCGCGAGGGGTCCCTGAGCCTCGCGGTCTTTCGCTTCGACCGTGATCTTTCGCGTTCGGTTTCGTTTGACGGCGGTCTCGCGGACGGCGGACGGCTCGCCGAATCGATCGCCGCTGCGGCGGCTGAGACCGCGCCGGGCGCGGTGGTGATGCTCGCGACCGACGGCGAAACGTTTGGCCATCACAAGCGCCATGGCGACGCCGAACTCGCCCGCGCGATCAACGCGCTCGAGCTGCGCGACGACGTGCGGCTGACCAATTGCGCCGAGTACCTGTCGCTCTTCCCGCAGGGTGTCGGCAGCTTCGAGATTGACGCGCCAAGTTCATGGAGCTGTCCGCGCGGGGTCGAGCGATGGCGGGCGGCGTGCGGATGCCGGGCGGACCCGGCGACCAGCCAGGAATGGCGCAGACCACTGCGCGAGGCGATGGATTTCGTGAACAACCATGCGTCCGCGGTTTACGATCGCTTTGCGCCGCCCCTGGTGGACGACGCCACGGCCGCGCTCAGGGAGTCGATCCGGCTTGCGAGCGACGCCAATCCGGCGCTGCTCGAGGAATTTTTCGTCCATCATCGCGTAAAATCCGAAGCCAACCGCGAGAGCCTGATGCGGCTGTTCGAGATGGAGCGGGCGGCGCAGTCGGCGCTCACCAGTTGCGCGTGGTTCTTCGATGACTTTGGCGGTCCCGAGGGACGCGTGGTGCTGCGATGGGCCGCGCGCGCGCTGGAAGTTGCCGCCGAGTTTTCACTCAGCGTAGAGGCCGAGCTGCTCGAGCAGCTGCGTCAAATCCGATCCAACCGCCGCGAGATCGGCGACGCCGCCACGCTCTATTTGAGCCTCAAGACTCGCGAAGCACGCGGGAGGATATGA
- a CDS encoding acyl-CoA dehydrogenase family protein, producing MDFGFSDEQEMLRQSARALLERECPSAHVRQMMEDERGFSPELWRKMAELGWLGLVLPEAHGGAGLNYVDLVVVAEEMGRALLPSPFIWTLMFAEAISRGGSEEQKRRFLPAIARGELIATTAHLEANGSWEEGGIALAARKSGAGFTLDGDKLFVNDAHLADFFLVAARSGGKRGGVTLFAIDAKRAGIAVTPLKTMDQTRKLGAVAFRGVRAAAAEVVGEINGGWPVLASAIDRAKVALAAEMMGSAQKVLETAVEYTKVREQFGRPIGSFQAVQHKCANMMVDVEGAKSAVYYAAWAVSNGAPDAQTAAAVAKAAASDACCRTAADGIQVHGGIGFTWEHDMHLYFKRAKSSEFTFGDANFNREIVARLIGL from the coding sequence TTGGATTTCGGATTCAGCGACGAGCAGGAGATGCTGCGCCAGAGTGCGCGGGCGCTGCTAGAACGCGAATGTCCCTCCGCCCACGTGCGGCAGATGATGGAGGACGAGCGCGGCTTTTCGCCCGAACTGTGGCGCAAGATGGCCGAGCTGGGATGGCTCGGCCTGGTGCTGCCCGAAGCGCACGGCGGCGCGGGGCTTAACTACGTGGACCTCGTGGTTGTGGCAGAGGAAATGGGCCGAGCGCTGCTGCCGTCACCCTTCATCTGGACGCTGATGTTTGCCGAAGCGATAAGCCGTGGGGGCTCCGAGGAACAGAAGCGCCGCTTCCTGCCCGCGATTGCGCGCGGCGAACTGATCGCCACGACCGCCCATCTGGAGGCCAATGGAAGCTGGGAAGAGGGCGGGATCGCGCTCGCCGCGCGCAAGAGCGGCGCCGGCTTCACGCTCGACGGCGACAAACTCTTCGTCAACGACGCGCATCTCGCAGATTTCTTCCTGGTCGCGGCGCGCAGCGGCGGCAAGCGCGGCGGCGTTACCCTTTTCGCGATTGACGCGAAGCGCGCCGGTATTGCGGTGACGCCGCTCAAAACGATGGATCAGACGCGCAAGCTTGGCGCGGTCGCGTTCCGCGGCGTCAGGGCCGCCGCGGCCGAGGTCGTGGGCGAGATTAATGGCGGATGGCCCGTGCTGGCTTCGGCGATCGATCGCGCCAAGGTGGCGCTCGCGGCCGAGATGATGGGCAGTGCGCAAAAGGTGCTCGAGACCGCGGTCGAGTACACCAAGGTGCGCGAGCAATTCGGCCGCCCGATCGGCAGCTTTCAGGCCGTCCAGCACAAGTGCGCGAACATGATGGTGGACGTCGAAGGAGCGAAGTCGGCGGTGTATTACGCCGCGTGGGCGGTCAGCAACGGCGCGCCCGATGCGCAGACCGCCGCGGCCGTCGCCAAGGCCGCCGCGTCCGACGCCTGCTGCCGCACCGCCGCCGACGGCATCCAGGTCCACGGCGGAATCGGGTTCACCTGGGAGCACGACATGCATCTTTATTTCAAGCGCGCCAAATCCTCGGAATTCACCTTTGGCGACGCCAATTTCAACCGCGAAATCGTGGCGCGACTTATCGGACTGTAG